From the genome of Caloranaerobacter sp. TR13:
TGGATGAAAACTATTAGTAAGAATCATTTTAATTTTCTTCATGTCCATTTCACAACTTTCTTATAGTCTTTTATTTTAATACTTATACGCCTTCAAAACAATCTCCATTGCCTTTCTACCTTCTTCTCCACTTATCAGCGGTTCTCTATTATTATTTATTGCATCTATAAAGTCTTTATAAAGTGGAGTATGTCCTTTTCCATAGACACTATCTATCTCTGTACTATCATCTTCTTTATCATAATCTCTCTGATCTTCAAATATCCAAGTTTTTATTTCGTTAACTGCCAAACCACCTATAACTACTGTTCCTTTTTCTCCAAATATACTTAAAGTTTCTTCTAAGTTCTTTGGATATACACAGGCACTTCCTTCTACTATCCCAATAGAGCCATTTTTAAATCGTATAAGTATTGCACCAAAGTCTTCCATTTCTATGTTTCTTAAAAATGTTCCTCTTTCTGCATACACTCTTTCTACTTCTGAACCCATCATCCATTGAAGAAGATCAATATTATGTATACATTGGTTCATTAGAGTTCCACCGTCTAGTGCCTTAGTCCCTCTCCATGGTGCTTGTTTGTAATAATCATCATTTCTATTCCAAAGTATTCTAGCTGTTCC
Proteins encoded in this window:
- a CDS encoding Gfo/Idh/MocA family protein; amino-acid sequence: MSKLKFTIIGCGRISYKHVEALINNKDDAELVALCDIVEEKAIERKKQYENVIKNANVKVYTDYIKMLEKENIDVVAIATESGYHAKHAIDCLNAGKHVLVEKPMALSSADADEMIKLAKKKNLKLGVCHQNRFNPPIQKLRRAIEEGRFGKIVNGTARILWNRNDDYYKQAPWRGTKALDGGTLMNQCIHNIDLLQWMMGSEVERVYAERGTFLRNIEMEDFGAILIRFKNGSIGIVEGSACVYPKNLEETLSIFGEKGTVVIGGLAVNEIKTWIFEDQRDYDKEDDSTEIDSVYGKGHTPLYKDFIDAINNNREPLISGEEGRKAMEIVLKAYKY